In Persicimonas caeni, a single window of DNA contains:
- a CDS encoding IS701 family transposase: MDTTTPALSDFRDFDAFVDYAFDGIGYKTTRDNLGLYVQSRLLTIDRKNSEVSGAHLAPAPHKADAYRQKLTRSTLNEWPTEAVTERLWALAYQIMPNASAWIIDSSGIPKKGDKSVGVAHQYCGELGKLANCQVLVSVHLSTSTLSLPLIMDLFLPEEWAFDPDRRAEVGVPEDIEFRSKPQMAVDQIDRLLDAGCAQKVVVADADFGANQEFRKSLQMRGLEYMGGTRKNVTVMRPNKLRHHDQEAMSLFEVAKALPDKAFCTITWREGTKGELSSRFAALRVVPAQGRHFGKELEEEQWLLIEWPEGEKEPRHYWFSNLSQRTSIRRLVRLAMLRWRIERDYQDLKQELGLKDYQGRMWRGFHHHLVLCMAAMYYLALHRQVFPPEARAVDWPRQAKP, translated from the coding sequence ATGGATACGACCACGCCTGCGCTTTCGGACTTTCGCGACTTCGATGCTTTCGTCGACTACGCCTTCGATGGCATCGGATACAAGACCACGCGAGATAACCTGGGTCTGTATGTCCAGTCGCGCCTGCTGACGATCGACCGCAAAAACAGCGAGGTCTCGGGCGCTCATCTGGCACCAGCGCCGCACAAGGCGGATGCCTATCGCCAGAAGCTGACCCGCTCGACGCTCAATGAGTGGCCTACCGAGGCGGTCACTGAGCGGCTCTGGGCGCTGGCCTACCAGATCATGCCCAATGCCAGTGCCTGGATTATCGACTCGTCGGGGATTCCCAAGAAGGGCGACAAAAGCGTGGGCGTGGCCCATCAGTACTGCGGCGAGCTTGGCAAACTGGCCAACTGTCAGGTCTTGGTCAGCGTGCATCTGTCGACCTCGACCTTGAGCCTGCCGCTGATCATGGACCTGTTTTTGCCCGAGGAGTGGGCTTTCGATCCAGACCGGCGAGCCGAAGTTGGTGTGCCTGAAGACATCGAGTTTCGCTCCAAGCCTCAAATGGCGGTCGACCAGATCGACCGCCTCCTCGATGCCGGCTGCGCCCAGAAGGTCGTGGTGGCTGATGCCGACTTTGGGGCCAATCAGGAGTTTCGAAAGAGCCTGCAGATGCGAGGCCTCGAGTACATGGGCGGCACACGAAAGAATGTGACGGTCATGCGGCCCAATAAGCTTCGTCACCACGACCAGGAGGCAATGTCCCTTTTTGAGGTGGCCAAAGCCTTGCCTGACAAAGCTTTTTGCACCATCACCTGGCGCGAGGGCACCAAGGGCGAGCTTAGCTCGCGCTTTGCCGCTCTTCGCGTCGTACCTGCTCAGGGTCGCCATTTCGGGAAAGAACTCGAAGAAGAGCAATGGCTTCTCATCGAGTGGCCCGAGGGCGAAAAGGAGCCGCGCCACTACTGGTTTTCGAACCTCTCGCAGCGTACCTCGATCAGACGACTTGTCCGTCTGGCCATGCTGCGCTGGAGAATCGAGCGTGACTACCAAGACCTGAAACAGGAGCTTGGCCTCAAGGACTACCAGGGCCGGATGTGGCGCGGGTTTCACCATCATTTGGTCCTGTGCATGGCCGCGATGTACTACCTGGCGCTTCACCGCCAGGTTTTTCCCCCTGAAGCGCGCGCCGTCGATTGGCCGCGTCAGGCGAAACCTTGA
- a CDS encoding carotenoid 1,2-hydratase — translation MKHIVLFVASLALGATVVLATGISTASAQTQGWSKGKSSSTPSVSDMIPKMSSDEAYTERYTFAVDLDGGGHIGVDWTVSNLGWGDGQGGAAVRVRLPGHDKYKFKEKADDDEWSYSSKKFDIDIADTRVRARGKNTFVVTHKGDDVSFKLLFKNTTPMWKPGSGEIKVKDGYYKFNMLAPRANVTGEVTIGGKTIKVKGTKKGYADHVATNIAPFDFAKRFSRFRTYNNDVFVMWREIKLHSDYGSRSYTWAVVGYKDKIVFSDPDATIRFARMRKDPKGGYKFPMAIQIDGKDGKDSIKLVMRGKSFKRIDLLENYGAAAKMVASTVSNPYRYDVKCKYTLQMTIQGAKAQVSGNSHFVMDYINE, via the coding sequence GCCACGGGCATCTCGACCGCCAGCGCGCAGACTCAGGGCTGGTCGAAAGGAAAGAGTTCGTCGACGCCGAGCGTCTCGGACATGATCCCGAAGATGAGCAGCGACGAGGCATATACGGAGCGCTACACCTTCGCGGTCGACCTCGATGGAGGCGGCCATATCGGCGTGGACTGGACGGTGTCGAACCTGGGCTGGGGCGACGGCCAAGGCGGCGCGGCTGTGCGCGTGCGCCTTCCCGGCCACGACAAGTACAAGTTCAAAGAGAAGGCCGACGACGACGAGTGGAGCTACTCGAGCAAAAAGTTCGACATCGACATCGCCGACACTCGGGTGCGCGCTCGGGGCAAGAATACCTTCGTGGTGACCCACAAGGGCGACGACGTCAGCTTCAAGCTGCTGTTCAAGAACACGACCCCGATGTGGAAGCCCGGCTCGGGCGAGATCAAGGTCAAGGACGGCTACTACAAGTTCAACATGCTCGCCCCGCGCGCCAACGTCACCGGCGAGGTGACCATCGGTGGCAAAACGATCAAGGTCAAAGGCACCAAGAAGGGCTACGCCGACCACGTCGCCACCAATATCGCTCCGTTCGACTTCGCCAAGCGCTTCTCGCGGTTTCGCACCTACAACAACGACGTGTTCGTGATGTGGCGCGAGATCAAGCTGCACTCCGACTACGGCAGCCGCTCCTACACCTGGGCGGTGGTCGGCTACAAAGACAAGATCGTCTTCTCGGACCCCGACGCCACGATTCGCTTCGCGCGGATGCGCAAAGATCCCAAAGGGGGCTACAAGTTCCCGATGGCCATCCAGATCGACGGCAAGGACGGCAAAGACTCGATCAAGCTGGTCATGCGCGGCAAGAGCTTCAAGCGCATCGACCTGCTCGAGAACTACGGCGCCGCCGCCAAGATGGTCGCCTCGACGGTGAGCAACCCCTACCGCTACGACGTCAAATGCAAGTACACCCTGCAGATGACTATCCAGGGCGCCAAGGCGCAGGTGAGTGGGAACTCACATTTTGTGATGGATTACATCAATGAGTGA